Proteins from one Impatiens glandulifera chromosome 2, dImpGla2.1, whole genome shotgun sequence genomic window:
- the LOC124928006 gene encoding 60S ribosomal protein L23-like, producing the protein MSKRGRGGSAGNKFRMSLGLPIVATVNYADNTGAKNLYIISVKGIKGRLNRLSSACVGDMVMETVKKGKPDLRKKVMPTVIVRQRKPWRRKDGVFMYFEDNAGVIVNPKGEMKGSVITGQIGKECADL; encoded by the exons ATGTCGAAGCGAG GTCGCGGAGGATCGGCGGGAAACAAGTTCCGCATGTCACTAGGTCTTCCTATAGTGGCTACGGTCAACTATGCCGACAATACTGGCGCGAAGAATCTCTACATCATATCAGTGAAGGGGATCAAGGGTCGTTTGAATCGATTGTCGTCTGCTTGTGTGGGAGATATGGTTATGGAGACGGTGAAGAAAGGGAAACCTGATTTGAGAAAGAAGGTCATGCCTACTGTCATTGTTAGACAACGCAAGCCCTGGCGCCGAAAGGATGGAGTGTTCATGTATTTTGAAG ATAATGCTGGTGTGATAGTGAATCCTAAGGGAGAAATGAAAG GTTCTGTCATTACTGGTCAAATTGGGAAGGAATGTGCTGATTTATGA